The Novosphingobium sp. THN1 genome includes a window with the following:
- a CDS encoding SapC family protein, whose product MAEQLEILNSEVHRNLAMHPVAGAHPHMVQISLPEVEAAASCCPVLLAKSPETGRFAIVALFGFAPDEVLVEGAGTGNAAFLPLDLQRQGFFASDDNIAVDLAHPRFAPGGTIPLFDAMGGPTDEMRLVQRAIGTLMGNAARTEKFIADIVEARLVEPVDISLKFDDGQTVALNGLYTVRGDALADLDDTRIIRLYRDGSLSAALAIRASLRQIGQLARRRNERLATPASSWA is encoded by the coding sequence ATGGCAGAGCAACTCGAGATCTTGAACAGCGAGGTCCATCGCAACCTGGCCATGCATCCTGTTGCAGGCGCGCATCCGCACATGGTGCAGATCTCGCTGCCCGAGGTCGAGGCAGCCGCATCGTGCTGCCCGGTGCTGCTGGCCAAATCGCCTGAGACAGGGCGATTCGCCATCGTCGCCTTGTTTGGTTTTGCGCCCGATGAGGTCCTGGTCGAGGGCGCAGGCACTGGAAACGCAGCCTTTCTTCCGCTCGATCTGCAGCGGCAGGGGTTCTTTGCCTCTGATGACAACATTGCCGTCGACCTTGCGCATCCCCGCTTCGCACCCGGCGGCACGATCCCCCTGTTCGATGCCATGGGCGGCCCGACCGACGAGATGCGGCTCGTCCAGCGCGCCATCGGCACGCTGATGGGCAATGCAGCAAGGACGGAGAAATTCATTGCCGATATCGTCGAGGCGCGGCTGGTCGAGCCGGTCGACATTTCCCTGAAGTTCGACGATGGCCAGACCGTCGCCCTGAATGGCCTCTATACCGTCAGAGGCGACGCTCTTGCAGATCTCGACGATACTAGAATCATCAGACTATATCGGGACGGCTCGTTATCCGCCGCTCTGGCAATCCGCGCGTCCCTACGCCAGATCGGCCAACTCGCCCGCCGGCGGAACGAACGACTCGCCACTCCGGCCAGCAGCTGGGCATGA
- a CDS encoding sugar porter family MFS transporter gives MAAVQQDRVNMALVGAIVSVATIGGLLFGYDSGAVNGTQAGLKAAFALDDNGLGFTVGSLLVGCAAGAFLAGRMADRFGRKRIMVLAAVLFLVGALVQGITANHALFVIFRFLGGMAVGAASVLSPAYISEVAPAAIRGRLTSVQQVMIITGLTAAFVVNYVLAQQAGDSLGELAGVPAWRWMYLAQAVPAVVFLVALQFIPESPRYLVGSGREADARGVLTRIFGETEANRKVEEIRASFADDHRPRLADVLAPGTILRPIVWAGLIIAVFQQFVGINVIFYYGETLWKLAGVSEKAALERNIISGVVSIAACFITMALVDKVGRKPLLLAGSAGMTLSLGAMSWAFSQGTLDAAGALQMDPSLGMIAVIAANIYVIFFNVSWGPVMWVMLGEMFPNQLRGSALAVCGLAQWGANYAVVQSFPAMASGLGLAETYLLYTMSAAVSLWLVKAFLPETKGKELEQMEGWGGH, from the coding sequence ATGGCTGCAGTGCAGCAGGACCGGGTCAACATGGCGCTTGTCGGCGCCATCGTCTCGGTGGCGACAATCGGCGGATTGCTGTTCGGATACGACAGCGGCGCGGTGAACGGGACGCAGGCCGGCCTGAAGGCGGCCTTCGCGCTCGATGACAATGGCCTTGGCTTTACTGTCGGCTCGCTGCTGGTGGGGTGCGCGGCGGGGGCGTTCCTTGCGGGGCGCATGGCCGATCGGTTCGGTCGCAAGCGCATCATGGTGCTGGCGGCAGTCCTGTTCCTGGTCGGCGCGCTGGTGCAAGGGATTACCGCGAACCACGCCCTCTTCGTGATCTTCCGCTTCCTGGGCGGCATGGCAGTGGGCGCAGCGAGCGTGCTTTCCCCGGCCTATATTTCCGAAGTGGCCCCCGCGGCGATCCGCGGGCGTCTGACCAGCGTGCAGCAGGTGATGATCATTACCGGGCTGACCGCGGCATTCGTCGTCAACTATGTGCTGGCGCAGCAGGCCGGGGATTCGCTGGGAGAGCTGGCGGGCGTTCCGGCGTGGCGCTGGATGTACCTGGCGCAGGCCGTGCCGGCGGTGGTGTTTCTGGTGGCGCTGCAGTTCATTCCGGAAAGCCCGCGCTATCTGGTCGGCAGCGGCCGCGAGGCTGATGCGCGCGGCGTTCTTACCCGTATTTTCGGCGAGACCGAGGCGAACCGCAAGGTCGAGGAAATCCGTGCGTCCTTTGCCGACGATCACCGCCCGCGCCTTGCCGACGTGCTGGCACCCGGCACGATCCTGCGACCGATCGTGTGGGCAGGCCTGATCATTGCCGTGTTCCAGCAGTTCGTCGGCATCAACGTGATCTTCTATTACGGCGAGACGCTGTGGAAGCTGGCGGGCGTTTCGGAAAAGGCGGCGCTCGAACGCAACATCATCTCGGGCGTGGTCTCGATCGCGGCGTGCTTCATCACGATGGCGCTGGTCGACAAGGTGGGCCGCAAGCCGCTCCTGCTGGCCGGTTCTGCGGGCATGACGCTTTCGCTGGGTGCGATGAGCTGGGCGTTTTCGCAAGGGACGCTCGATGCGGCAGGAGCCCTGCAGATGGACCCGTCGCTGGGCATGATCGCGGTGATTGCGGCAAACATCTACGTCATCTTCTTCAACGTCAGCTGGGGCCCGGTGATGTGGGTCATGCTGGGCGAGATGTTCCCCAACCAGCTGCGCGGATCGGCTCTGGCGGTGTGCGGCCTGGCGCAGTGGGGTGCGAACTATGCAGTGGTGCAGAGCTTCCCCGCCATGGCGAGCGGCCTCGGCCTTGCCGAGACTTACTTGCTTTACACCATGAGTGCAGCGGTGAGCCTGTGGCTGGTCAAGGCCTTCCTGCCCGAGACCAAGGGCAAGGAACTGGAGCAGATGGAAGGCTGGGGCGGGCACTGA
- a CDS encoding LacI family DNA-binding transcriptional regulator has product MNDTRSRRSAGRPTVNDVARLAQCSPMTVSRVVNGGAGVREETKAAVEAAIKQLGYAPNRAARSLAGASQLRIALLYANPSASYLSELLIGCMDAATRLDAHLMVERCEPETDQSKMIARLVESAVDGFLLPPPLCDDTALLARLRRAGTHAVLIGPGQAEAHHGVVMIDDYQAAYDMTKHILGLGHKRIGFIIGNPQQSASALRLAGFRDAMAESGATVDAALIRQGQFTYRSGLDAAMEMLALPERPTAIFASNDDMAAGCVAAAHRNDLEVPHDLTVCGFDDTAFASNIWPELTTIRQPIRQMAATATDLLAQEIRAERASEKARPRLATLDYELVRRESDAAPPQG; this is encoded by the coding sequence ATGAACGATACCCGATCGCGCCGCAGTGCCGGCCGGCCAACCGTCAACGATGTCGCGCGCCTTGCGCAATGCTCGCCGATGACAGTCAGTCGCGTGGTCAATGGCGGGGCCGGCGTACGCGAAGAGACAAAGGCGGCCGTCGAAGCGGCGATCAAGCAGCTGGGCTATGCCCCGAACCGTGCCGCACGCAGCCTTGCCGGCGCGTCGCAACTGCGCATTGCCCTGCTCTATGCCAACCCTTCGGCTTCCTATCTCAGCGAACTGCTGATCGGTTGCATGGATGCCGCGACCCGGCTCGATGCCCACCTCATGGTCGAACGGTGCGAGCCTGAGACCGACCAGTCGAAGATGATTGCACGCCTTGTCGAGAGCGCTGTGGACGGTTTTCTGCTGCCGCCCCCGCTCTGTGATGATACCGCGCTGCTTGCCCGCCTGCGCCGCGCCGGGACGCACGCCGTCCTGATCGGGCCGGGTCAGGCAGAGGCGCACCATGGCGTCGTCATGATCGACGATTACCAGGCCGCCTATGACATGACGAAGCACATCCTCGGCCTCGGCCACAAGCGGATCGGCTTCATTATCGGCAATCCGCAGCAATCGGCCAGCGCCCTGCGCCTCGCCGGATTCCGAGATGCCATGGCCGAAAGCGGTGCAACCGTAGACGCGGCGCTGATCCGCCAGGGCCAGTTCACTTATCGCTCCGGCCTCGATGCGGCGATGGAAATGCTGGCGCTGCCCGAACGTCCGACCGCGATCTTCGCCTCGAACGACGATATGGCCGCAGGCTGCGTCGCCGCAGCGCATCGCAACGATCTCGAAGTCCCGCACGATCTTACCGTATGCGGATTTGACGATACCGCCTTTGCCTCGAATATCTGGCCGGAACTTACCACGATCCGCCAACCGATCCGGCAGATGGCAGCGACCGCGACCGATCTGCTCGCGCAGGAAATCCGCGCGGAGCGGGCATCCGAAAAGGCCAGGCCGCGCCTTGCCACGCTTGATTACGAACTGGTGCGCCGCGAATCCGACGCAGCCCCGCCACAAGGCTGA
- a CDS encoding alpha-L-arabinofuranosidase C-terminal domain-containing protein, which translates to MDSLIAKQSAIMDKYDPEKKLLIAVDEWGAWLSPTPGSNPGFLQQQNSLRDGILAALNLNIFARHADRVKIANIAQMVNVLQAMILTDGSKMVLTPTYHVFRMYVPFQNAQFAPVKFAAGELAVGDRKLPRVDAMAAKDKSGQVWVSLVNVDPDAGTSVTIPGFRTASGEVLTAPKVDSVNTFAAPSVVAPKAISGKAAGGGVTITLPPRSVTVVKVTK; encoded by the coding sequence ATGGACAGCCTGATCGCCAAGCAGAGCGCGATCATGGACAAGTACGATCCCGAGAAGAAGCTGCTTATCGCGGTGGACGAATGGGGCGCCTGGCTTTCACCCACGCCGGGCAGCAATCCCGGCTTCCTGCAGCAGCAGAACTCGTTGCGGGATGGCATCCTTGCGGCGCTCAACCTCAACATCTTTGCGCGCCATGCGGACCGGGTGAAGATCGCCAACATCGCACAGATGGTCAACGTGCTGCAGGCGATGATCCTGACCGATGGCAGCAAGATGGTGCTGACGCCGACCTATCACGTGTTCAGGATGTACGTGCCCTTCCAAAACGCGCAATTCGCTCCGGTGAAGTTTGCCGCGGGCGAGCTTGCCGTCGGTGACCGCAAGCTGCCGCGCGTGGATGCGATGGCGGCCAAGGACAAGAGCGGGCAGGTGTGGGTCTCGCTCGTCAATGTCGATCCCGATGCGGGCACCAGCGTGACGATCCCCGGCTTCCGCACTGCCAGCGGCGAAGTGCTGACCGCGCCCAAGGTGGACAGCGTCAACACCTTCGCCGCGCCATCGGTCGTCGCGCCAAAGGCGATCAGCGGCAAGGCAGCGGGTGGTGGTGTGACGATCACCCTGCCTCCGCGCTCGGTAACGGTGGTGAAGGTTACGAAGTGA
- a CDS encoding cupin-like domain-containing protein, producing MPATRAASTAPSAALDYLLEFASDRKPQVFCGDPVNAGHYFYTDDLSGFNFTRSEMALADAFAQMLAHADNPSAPTTYIGSLVAPAYLPGFAEANHIAIVPRSVEPRLWIGNPSTAAAHYDAYENLACVIAGERTFTLYPPDAIGDLYVGPIDNTMAGQPASLAAPNGDTARYPRFAAAQARAITVTLSPGDALFLPKLWWHQVEAKAPVNVMLNYWWDATATGPDAPSLALLHAMIAIAERPEAERMAFRAFFDHYVFRTEGHPLAHVPEDRRGVLGDLRAGYGQIRAMLVRALRGH from the coding sequence TTGCCCGCCACCCGCGCCGCCAGCACCGCGCCGAGCGCTGCGCTCGACTATCTGCTGGAATTTGCAAGCGACCGAAAACCACAGGTCTTCTGTGGCGACCCGGTGAACGCCGGCCATTACTTCTACACCGACGATCTTTCCGGCTTCAATTTCACGCGCAGCGAAATGGCGCTGGCCGACGCCTTCGCCCAGATGCTTGCCCACGCGGACAACCCCTCAGCGCCCACGACCTACATCGGTTCGCTGGTCGCGCCCGCCTATCTGCCGGGCTTTGCCGAGGCGAACCACATCGCGATCGTGCCCCGGTCGGTCGAGCCGCGCCTGTGGATCGGCAATCCGTCCACCGCTGCGGCACATTACGACGCTTATGAGAATCTCGCCTGCGTGATCGCCGGAGAACGCACCTTCACGCTCTACCCGCCCGATGCGATCGGTGATCTCTATGTCGGTCCGATCGACAATACCATGGCCGGCCAGCCCGCCAGCCTCGCCGCTCCGAATGGAGACACTGCGCGTTATCCCCGCTTTGCCGCAGCGCAGGCGAGAGCCATCACGGTCACCCTGAGCCCCGGCGATGCCCTGTTCCTGCCCAAGCTGTGGTGGCACCAGGTTGAAGCCAAGGCTCCCGTCAACGTCATGCTCAACTATTGGTGGGATGCAACCGCCACCGGGCCCGACGCCCCCTCATTGGCGCTGCTCCATGCCATGATCGCCATTGCCGAGCGTCCCGAGGCCGAGCGCATGGCGTTCCGCGCGTTTTTTGACCATTATGTATTTCGCACCGAGGGCCATCCCCTTGCCCACGTGCCAGAGGACCGGCGCGGCGTGCTTGGCGACCTGCGCGCCGGTTACGGCCAGATCCGCGCCATGCTCGTCCGCGCCTTGCGCGGCCACTGA